One Malania oleifera isolate guangnan ecotype guangnan chromosome 10, ASM2987363v1, whole genome shotgun sequence genomic region harbors:
- the LOC131165928 gene encoding sister chromatid cohesion 1 protein 1, with the protein MFYSHQLLARKAPLGQIWMAATTRAKINRRKLYKLNIIKICEEILYPSIPMALRLSGILMGGVVIVYERKVRLLYDDLTRLLDEINKAWKVKTVPDPTVLPKRKSQAEYEAVTLPENQETEIGDIEHSLLFSNSTTSIGFQQAAYFAMRLDNVDEPYVNSNRSEEDQFQHYHQADAANITLSKGFDSSQVDRGFFNRFERFDIEGDEEVQLNFTPQDHTQIPDTLIPSPPHQNEPEIGPSAADEMQNQPPDLQVNQQSDEHLNAAQAPRDEERQELIRRRVRRRAAFLMDYEQTVIPGLLYQSWLRDTSDIVSRRGRKRKSMNFMSTMKIANLMELPPVGLISGLLADGNREIYYPTPLLEQWMRSTKPVVDSHSGQSSLIETLEIHLTKLYLHFEDFHGGAGLRSTSIEKQRANLEYNEIPAESLVEELKTNLLNTGVGVTEANVMVTPGNSGDEDRSIPSSASGHDCASHNSHVISARLKRPYSSSRHGGSSLEPVAEENSWQKPAAEPSFKLTRLSEIGSTPEHELLAETAPTQTQLPIVDQFIDKITDSIRMHLKTHFDTPGAPQIESLENLASGMNRKSASQLFYQTCVLASRGFVRVEQKVAYGDILISRGAQM; encoded by the exons ATGTTCTACTCGCACCAGCTTCTAGCTCGGAAGGCTCCTCTAGGCCAAAtatg GATGGCGGCCACGACGCGCGCCAAGATTAATAGAAGGAAGCTGTACAAGCTCAATATCATAAAAATATG TGAAGAGATTTTGTATCCATCGATTCCCATGGCACTGAGACTCTCTGGAATTCTCATGG GTGGGGTCGTCATTGTCTACGAGCGAAAAGTAAGACTCCTTTACG ATGATTTAACTCGTCTTCTG GATGAAATAAACAAAGCATGGAAAGTTAAGACCGTACCAGATCCCACTGTCCTCCCCAAGAGGAAATCTCAGGCTGA GTACGAAGCGGTGACACTGCCTGAGAACCAGGAAACGGAGATTGGGGATATTGAGCATTCCCTCCTCTTCTCTAATTCAACCACCTCCATCGGGTTCCAGCAGGCTGCCTATTTTGCCATG CGTCTGGACAATGTGGATGAACCCTATGTCAACTCCAATCGCAGTGAAGAAGACCAGTTTCAACACTATCATCAAG CTGATGCAGCTAATATCACCTTgtctaaaggatttgattcatctcAGGTGGATAGAGGTTTCTTCAACCGTTTTGAAAG GTTTGATATTGAAGGAGATGAGGAAGTGCAGTTGAACTTCACTCCACAAGATCACACACAAATCCCAGATACTCTTATACCTTCGCCACCTCATCAAAATGAGCCTGAAATAG GCCCCTCTGCAGCTGATGAAATGCAAAACCAGCCTCCAGACCTCCAGGTCAATCAGCAATCTGATGAACACCTGAATGCCGCTCAG GCGCCACGAGATGAAGAGAGACAAGAGCTAATAAGAAGGAGAGTAAGAAGACGAGCAGCCTTTCTAATGGATTATGAGCAAACCGTCATCCCAGGCCTTTTGTACCAGTCCTGGCTTCGGGATACTTCAGATATTGTCTCAAGGAGAGGAAGAAAGAGAAAG AGCATGAATTTTATGTCTACCATGAAGATAGCAAACCTCATGGAGTTGCCACCTGTGGGACTAATTTCTGGGTTACTGGCAGATGGAAATAGAGAAATCTATTACCCAACCCCTCTTTTAGAGCAGTGGATGAGAAGTACCAAACCTGTAGTTGATTCACATTCTGGTCAGAGTTCACTTATTGAAACTCTTGAGATTCACCTTACTAAATTATATCTG CATTTTGAGGATTTCCACGGTGGAGCTGGTTTGAGATCAACTTCCATAGAGAAGCAACGTGCAAATCTCGAATACAATGAGATACCAGCTGAAAGCCTTGTGGAGGAGCTGAAAACGAACCTTTTGAACACTGGAGTGGGGGTAACTGAGGCCAATGTGATGGTCACACCTGGAAATTCTG GAGATGAAGATCGATCCATTCCCAGCTCTGCATCTGGACATGATTGTGCATCGCATAATTCACATGTCATTTCGGCGCGGTTA AAAAGGCCTTATTCTTCATCCAGACATGGTGGGAGTAGCCTTGAACCCGTAGCTGAAGAAAACTCATGGCAGAAACCAGCAGCAGAACCAAGTTTCAAGTTGACAAGGCTGTCTGAGATTGGCTCGACACCTGAGCATG aACTGCTGGCTGAAACTGCGCCCACTCAAACCCAGCTTCCAATAGTCGATCAATTCATTGACAAGATAACCGATTCTATCCGAAT GCATCTGAAGACACATTTTGACACACCGGGGGCCCCTCAAATCGAATCTCTGGAAAACCTAGCTTCTGGAATGAACCGAAAAAGTGCATCCCAGCTCTTCTACCAGACTTGTG TTCTCGCTTCCCGTGGTTTCGTGAGAGTAGAACAAAAGGTAGCATATGGGGACATTCTCATCTCTAGAGGAGCACAAATGTGA